A single window of Streptococcus cristatus ATCC 51100 DNA harbors:
- the ytpR gene encoding YtpR family tRNA-binding protein produces the protein MIFTYNKEHVGDVLMVIAADDQGAKLAAERKGNVARVYREDNVQTVAWNIFELSDLFEITERGQVQLTDEQVAILNQELTKEGFQAELVNDRVPKFVVGEILEMVAHPDSDHLNICQVQVAADQTVQIVAGAPNARVGLKTIVALSGAMMPKGNLIFPGELRGEKSFGMMCSPRELQLPNAPQKRGVIELSEDQVVGTPFDPAKHWTA, from the coding sequence ATGATTTTTACATATAACAAAGAGCATGTTGGAGATGTTCTCATGGTCATCGCTGCTGATGATCAGGGAGCTAAGTTGGCTGCTGAGCGCAAAGGAAATGTTGCGCGTGTTTACCGCGAAGATAATGTACAGACAGTAGCTTGGAACATTTTTGAACTATCAGATCTTTTTGAAATTACAGAGCGCGGACAGGTTCAGCTGACAGATGAGCAAGTTGCGATTCTCAACCAAGAATTGACCAAAGAAGGCTTCCAAGCGGAGCTGGTTAACGACCGTGTTCCTAAGTTTGTTGTAGGGGAAATCCTTGAGATGGTGGCCCATCCAGATAGTGACCACCTGAATATCTGCCAAGTGCAGGTGGCAGCTGATCAGACGGTTCAAATCGTGGCTGGTGCTCCGAATGCTCGTGTCGGACTCAAGACGATCGTGGCTTTATCTGGCGCTATGATGCCGAAGGGCAATCTCATCTTCCCAGGAGAACTCCGTGGCGAAAAGAGTTTTGGTATGATGTGCAGCCCACGGGAGCTCCAGCTGCCAAATGCGCCGCAAAAACGTGGGGTTATTGAATTATCAGAAGACCAAGTTGTCGGAACTCCATTTGACCCAGCCAAACACTGGACTGCCTAG
- a CDS encoding thioredoxin family protein → MIRPQSMEELASYVDHKGKTVFFFTADWCGDCRFIKPFLPEIEAENPDFIFIEVDRDRCMAVAQKWDVYGIPSLVVVEDGREIGRYVNRDRKTKSQINDFLANL, encoded by the coding sequence ATGATTCGGCCGCAAAGTATGGAAGAGCTAGCTTCTTATGTGGATCATAAGGGGAAGACTGTCTTCTTTTTTACAGCAGATTGGTGCGGAGACTGTCGCTTCATCAAGCCTTTTCTGCCAGAGATAGAAGCTGAAAATCCTGACTTCATCTTTATCGAGGTGGATCGGGATCGGTGTATGGCTGTGGCCCAAAAATGGGATGTTTATGGGATACCTAGTCTGGTTGTCGTGGAAGATGGACGAGAGATTGGTCGCTATGTCAATCGTGACCGCAAGACCAAGAGTCAAATCAATGATTTTTTAGCAAATTTGTAA
- a CDS encoding DUF4651 domain-containing protein, whose product MKAKKIILTTTALLGAGAVAFGAAKLVQEQKRLRNREEIVQIVREFFASRGPIATVYVELYESSDSRTVGGVVLEDDRHFTFVYENGQLTYEEE is encoded by the coding sequence ATGAAAGCTAAAAAAATCATTTTAACGACAACCGCTCTTTTGGGAGCAGGAGCTGTGGCCTTTGGAGCTGCCAAGCTTGTGCAGGAGCAGAAAAGACTGCGTAATAGAGAAGAAATTGTTCAGATCGTGCGGGAATTTTTTGCCAGCCGAGGACCGATTGCAACGGTCTATGTAGAACTTTATGAATCAAGCGACAGCCGTACAGTTGGAGGGGTTGTCCTAGAAGACGACCGCCATTTCACCTTCGTATATGAAAATGGTCAGCTGACCTATGAGGAAGAGTGA